One window of Tissierellales bacterium genomic DNA carries:
- the gyrB gene encoding DNA topoisomerase (ATP-hydrolyzing) subunit B → MTNKNSKREYSVDQIQVLTGLEPVRKRPGMYIGSTGPKGLHHLVYEVVDNSIDEALAGECDTISIIINKDNSVTVKDNGSGIPVGIHPQTGKSTVETVLTILHAGGKFDAGAYKVSGGLHGVGVSVVNALSGWLIAEVKRDGKKYVQKFKKGIPETELEVVGTTKDTGTTISFKPDDEIFEDIIFNFETLEHRLREMAFLNKGIKIILEDKRHREKEEFHYEGGIKAFVEYVNRNKTPIHKEIVYFEIEKEGTSVEVAMQYTDSYAENVFTFANNINTQEGGTHLSGFRSALTRTINDYSRRNNFLKEKEDNFQGDDIREGLTAILSVKLLEPQFEGQTKTKLGNSEVRSIVDSLVSEELDKFLEENPNPARIIIEKALQASRAREAARKAREISRKRSILDNTTLPGKLADCQSNDSKITEIFIVEGDSAGGSAKQGREREYQAILPLKGKIMNVEKARLDRILGFEEIKAMITAFGVGIGSEFDISKLRYGKIIIMTDADVDGAHIRTLLLTFFYRYTKELLENGHIYIAQPPLYKISKGRAEHYVYSDNELEEIVKDIGDSNYSIQRYKGLGEMNPEQLWETTMDPSTRTLLKVSIEDAMAADEIFTTLMGDKVKPRREFIQKNAKLVKNLDV, encoded by the coding sequence ATGACTAATAAAAATAGCAAAAGGGAATATTCAGTAGATCAAATTCAAGTATTGACAGGACTAGAACCAGTTAGAAAAAGACCTGGTATGTACATAGGTAGTACAGGACCAAAGGGTCTTCACCATTTGGTATATGAAGTAGTGGATAATAGTATAGATGAAGCTTTGGCTGGTGAATGTGATACTATATCTATTATTATAAATAAAGATAATTCTGTGACGGTAAAAGATAACGGAAGTGGTATTCCAGTAGGTATTCATCCTCAAACAGGAAAATCAACAGTAGAAACTGTGTTGACTATACTTCATGCAGGTGGAAAATTTGATGCTGGAGCTTATAAAGTTTCTGGAGGGCTTCACGGAGTAGGTGTATCTGTAGTAAATGCTCTTTCAGGCTGGTTAATAGCTGAAGTTAAAAGAGATGGTAAAAAATATGTACAAAAGTTTAAAAAAGGTATACCAGAAACTGAATTAGAAGTTGTTGGAACTACAAAAGATACTGGTACTACCATTAGCTTTAAACCAGATGATGAAATTTTTGAGGATATTATATTTAATTTTGAAACATTAGAGCATAGACTTAGGGAAATGGCTTTTTTAAATAAAGGTATAAAAATAATATTAGAAGATAAAAGACATAGGGAAAAAGAGGAATTTCATTATGAAGGAGGAATTAAAGCCTTTGTAGAATATGTAAATAGAAATAAAACCCCTATTCATAAAGAAATAGTTTATTTTGAAATAGAAAAAGAAGGTACATCCGTTGAAGTTGCAATGCAATATACAGATTCTTATGCAGAAAATGTTTTTACCTTTGCTAACAATATAAATACTCAGGAGGGTGGAACTCATTTAAGTGGATTTAGATCAGCACTTACAAGAACTATAAATGATTATTCTAGAAGAAACAATTTTTTAAAAGAAAAAGAGGATAATTTTCAGGGAGATGACATTAGAGAAGGGTTAACAGCAATACTATCAGTAAAGCTTTTAGAACCACAATTTGAAGGACAAACCAAAACAAAATTAGGAAATAGCGAAGTAAGAAGTATTGTAGATTCCTTGGTTTCAGAAGAATTAGATAAGTTTTTAGAAGAAAATCCTAATCCAGCTAGAATAATTATAGAAAAAGCTTTACAAGCTTCAAGGGCAAGGGAAGCAGCAAGAAAGGCAAGAGAAATATCTAGAAAAAGAAGTATCTTAGATAATACTACTCTTCCAGGTAAATTAGCAGATTGTCAATCTAATGACTCTAAAATAACGGAAATATTCATAGTTGAAGGGGATTCAGCTGGAGGTAGTGCTAAGCAGGGAAGAGAAAGAGAATATCAAGCTATATTGCCTTTAAAAGGAAAAATAATGAATGTTGAAAAAGCTAGATTAGATAGAATATTGGGATTTGAAGAGATAAAGGCAATGATTACAGCTTTTGGTGTTGGAATAGGTAGTGAATTTGATATTAGTAAACTAAGATATGGAAAAATAATTATAATGACAGACGCCGACGTAGATGGGGCTCACATTAGAACTTTATTATTAACATTTTTCTACAGGTATACGAAAGAACTTTTAGAAAATGGACATATATATATTGCTCAACCTCCTTTATATAAAATATCAAAAGGAAGAGCTGAACATTATGTTTATAGTGATAATGAACTTGAAGAAATTGTTAAAGATATAGGTGATTCTAATTATTCAATACAAAGATATAAAGGGCTCGGGGAAATGAATCCAGAGCAATTATGGGAGACAACTATGGATCCTAGTACTAGAACTTTATTAAAAGTAAGTATAGAAGATGCTATGGCTGCAGATGAAATATTTACTACTTTAATGGGAGATAAAGTTAAACCTAGACGAGAATTTATACAAAAAAATGCTAAATTAGTTAAGAATTTAGATGTTTAA
- a CDS encoding extracellular matrix/biofilm biosynthesis regulator RemA family protein: MFLHIGENNLIPKKEIVAIIDAKASLKSEDTKNLLEFMGERIDVNREDKNIRTYIITSKNKIYKSKISSKTLVRRSY, translated from the coding sequence ATGTTTTTACACATTGGAGAAAATAATTTGATACCTAAAAAAGAAATAGTGGCAATAATTGATGCTAAAGCTTCTCTAAAATCTGAGGACACTAAAAACCTATTAGAATTTATGGGAGAAAGAATTGATGTCAACAGGGAAGATAAAAACATTAGAACTTATATCATAACTTCTAAAAACAAAATATATAAGTCAAAAATTTCTTCTAAAACACTTGTAAGGAGAAGTTATTAA